The following are encoded together in the Streptococcus oralis genome:
- the scpB gene encoding SMC-Scp complex subunit ScpB, protein MSTLAEIEALLFVAGEDGIRVRQLAELLSLPPTGIQQSLEKLAQKYEKDQDSSLSLIKTGGAYRLVTKPQFAAILKEYSKAPINQSLSRAALETLSIIAYKQPITRIEIDAIRGVNSSGALAKLQAFELIREDGKKEVLGRPNLYVTTDYFLDYMGINHLEELPVIDDLEIQAQESQLFGERIEEDENQ, encoded by the coding sequence ATGAGTACTTTAGCAGAAATAGAAGCGCTCTTGTTTGTGGCAGGTGAAGATGGGATTCGGGTCCGTCAGTTGGCTGAACTCCTCTCTCTGCCACCGACAGGCATCCAACAGAGTTTAGAAAAATTAGCCCAGAAGTATGAAAAAGACCAAGATTCGAGCTTGTCCCTGATCAAGACAGGTGGTGCATACAGATTGGTCACCAAGCCTCAATTTGCAGCGATTTTGAAGGAATACTCCAAGGCACCCATCAACCAAAGTTTGTCTCGGGCTGCCCTTGAGACCTTGTCCATCATTGCCTACAAGCAGCCGATTACCCGAATTGAGATTGATGCTATTCGTGGGGTTAACTCGAGTGGAGCCTTGGCAAAGTTGCAGGCTTTTGAATTGATAAGAGAAGATGGGAAAAAAGAAGTTTTGGGTCGCCCTAATCTCTATGTGACTACGGATTATTTTCTAGATTACATGGGGATTAACCATTTAGAAGAATTACCAGTGATTGATGATCTTGAGATTCAAGCCCAAGAAAGCCAATTATTTGGTGAAAGGATAGAAGAAGATGAGAATCAATAA
- a CDS encoding metallophosphoesterase, whose amino-acid sequence MAKQTIIVMSDSHGDSLIVEEIRDRYLGKVDAIFHDGDSELRPDSPLWEGIHVVKGNMDFYAGYPERLVTQLGPTKIIQTHGHLFDINFNFQKLDYWAQEEDADICLYGHLHVPNAWMEGKTLFLNPGSISQPRGTIRECLYARVEIDDSYFKVDFLTRDHEVYPGLSKEFSR is encoded by the coding sequence ATGGCAAAGCAAACCATCATTGTAATGAGTGACTCCCACGGCGATAGCTTGATTGTGGAAGAAATTCGTGATCGCTATCTGGGGAAAGTCGATGCCATTTTTCACGATGGTGACTCAGAACTCCGTCCAGACTCTCCGCTCTGGGAAGGCATCCATGTCGTCAAAGGCAACATGGACTTTTATGCTGGCTACCCAGAACGTTTGGTAACTCAACTTGGTCCCACTAAGATCATCCAGACGCATGGACACTTGTTTGACATCAATTTCAACTTTCAAAAGTTGGACTACTGGGCTCAGGAAGAAGATGCCGATATCTGTCTCTATGGTCACTTACATGTGCCAAATGCTTGGATGGAAGGCAAAACACTCTTTTTAAATCCAGGCTCCATCAGCCAACCAAGAGGAACCATCAGGGAATGCCTTTATGCCCGTGTGGAGATTGATGACAGCTATTTTAAAGTAGACTTTTTGACACGTGACCATGAGGTTTATCCAGGCTTGTCCAAGGAGTTTTCTCGATGA
- a CDS encoding YneF family protein — MDLLLAIVLIVLAFLGGALGGMYLVRKQIEKEFADNPRLNAEAVRALLSANGQKPSEAKVQQVYHQIIRQQKAALAKNKKK, encoded by the coding sequence ATGGATTTACTTTTAGCAATTGTCTTGATTGTGCTAGCTTTTCTAGGGGGAGCTCTTGGAGGGATGTACTTGGTTCGTAAGCAAATCGAAAAAGAATTTGCGGACAACCCACGTTTGAACGCTGAGGCAGTTCGTGCTCTCTTGAGTGCAAATGGTCAAAAACCAAGCGAAGCCAAGGTACAACAAGTTTACCACCAAATCATCCGCCAACAAAAAGCAGCCCTTGCTAAGAACAAAAAGAAATAA
- the cbpB gene encoding cyclic-di-AMP-binding protein CbpB, whose amino-acid sequence MIAKEFEAFLLEQEETFLTPAENLAALIDTHNADHAILVLSQITYTRIPVVTFDKRFVGTIGLRDILAYQMEQDLTDEQMATTDIVNMTKTDVAVVAPDYNITEVLHKLVDEPFLPVVDGEGIFQGIITRKSILKAVNALLHDFSKEYEIRCK is encoded by the coding sequence ATGATTGCCAAGGAATTTGAAGCATTTTTACTGGAGCAGGAAGAGACTTTTCTTACCCCTGCTGAGAATCTAGCAGCCTTGATTGATACCCATAACGCTGACCATGCAATTTTGGTGCTGAGCCAAATCACCTATACCCGTATCCCTGTTGTGACCTTTGACAAACGCTTTGTTGGAACCATTGGACTGAGAGACATTTTGGCTTATCAAATGGAGCAAGATTTGACGGATGAGCAGATGGCAACGACAGACATCGTCAATATGACCAAGACAGATGTGGCAGTCGTCGCTCCAGACTATAACATCACTGAAGTCCTCCATAAACTGGTGGATGAACCCTTCTTGCCAGTCGTAGATGGTGAAGGAATTTTCCAAGGAATCATCACGCGCAAGTCTATCCTCAAGGCCGTCAATGCTCTCTTACATGACTTTAGTAAGGAATATGAGATTCGATGCAAATGA
- the racE gene encoding glutamate racemase: protein MDNRPIGFLDSGVGGLTVVRELMRQLPHEEIVYIGDSARAPYGPRPAEQIREYTWQLVNFLLTKDVKMIVIACNTATAVVWEEIKAQLDIPVLGVILPGASAAIKSSQGGKIGVIGTPMTVQSDIYRQKIHDLDPDLQVESLACPKFAPLVESGALSTSVTKKVVYETLRPLVGKVDSLILGCTHYPLLRPIIQNVMGPKVQLIDSGAECVRDISVLLNYFEINRSRDAGPLQHRFYTTANSQSFAQIGAEWLEKEIHVEHVTL, encoded by the coding sequence ATGGATAATCGACCAATTGGTTTTTTGGATTCGGGTGTCGGGGGCTTGACTGTTGTTCGTGAGCTCATGCGCCAGCTTCCCCATGAAGAAATCGTCTATATTGGAGATTCGGCACGGGCACCCTATGGTCCCCGTCCTGCTGAGCAAATTCGTGAATATACTTGGCAGTTGGTCAACTTTCTCTTGACCAAGGATGTCAAGATGATTGTCATTGCTTGTAACACTGCGACTGCGGTCGTCTGGGAAGAAATCAAGGCCCAACTAGATATTCCTGTCTTAGGCGTGATTTTGCCAGGAGCTTCGGCAGCTATCAAGTCCAGTCAAGGTGGGAAAATCGGGGTCATTGGAACCCCCATGACGGTCCAATCAGACATCTATCGTCAAAAAATCCATGATCTGGATCCGGACTTACAGGTGGAGAGTTTGGCCTGTCCCAAGTTTGCCCCCTTGGTGGAGTCTGGTGCCCTGTCAACCAGTGTAACTAAGAAAGTGGTCTATGAAACTCTGCGTCCCTTGGTTGGAAAGGTGGATAGCCTGATTTTGGGTTGTACCCATTACCCACTCCTTCGCCCTATCATCCAAAATGTCATGGGACCAAAGGTTCAGCTCATCGATAGTGGGGCAGAGTGTGTACGGGATATCTCGGTTTTGCTGAACTATTTTGAAATCAATCGTAGCCGAGATGCGGGACCTCTTCAACATCGTTTTTACACAACAGCCAATAGCCAAAGTTTTGCCCAGATTGGAGCAGAATGGCTGGAAAAAGAGATTCATGTGGAGCATGTAACTTTATGA
- the xerD gene encoding site-specific tyrosine recombinase XerD gives MRDRISDFLEGKQGLSANSKQSYKYDLEQFLDIVGERISETSLKIYQGQLANLKISAQKRKFSACNQFLYFLYQKGEVDSFYRLELAKQAEKKTEKPEILDLDSFWQESNYPEGRLLALLILEMGLLPSEILSLKIADINLDFQVLRINKASQQRIVTIPTTLIPELEPLMGQTYLFERSGKTYSRQWAFRQLESFVKEKRFPALSAQALREQFILRQIENKVDLYEIAKKLGLKTVLTLEKYR, from the coding sequence ATGAGAGATAGGATTTCAGACTTTTTAGAGGGAAAGCAGGGTTTGTCTGCCAATTCCAAGCAGTCCTATAAGTATGATCTGGAGCAATTTTTAGACATTGTGGGTGAGCGGATTTCTGAGACCAGTCTTAAGATTTACCAAGGCCAGCTAGCCAATCTAAAAATCAGCGCCCAGAAGCGAAAATTTTCGGCCTGCAACCAATTTCTCTACTTTCTCTATCAAAAAGGTGAAGTGGACAGTTTTTACCGTCTGGAATTAGCCAAACAAGCTGAAAAGAAGACCGAAAAGCCAGAGATTCTAGACTTAGACTCTTTTTGGCAGGAAAGTAATTATCCAGAAGGACGCTTGCTAGCGCTCTTAATCCTAGAAATGGGACTCTTGCCAAGCGAGATTTTATCCCTCAAGATTGCGGATATCAATCTTGATTTTCAGGTTTTGAGAATCAACAAGGCTTCCCAACAGAGGATTGTCACTATTCCCACGACCTTGATTCCAGAGCTAGAACCCTTGATGGGGCAAACCTACCTCTTTGAAAGGAGTGGGAAAACCTATTCTCGTCAGTGGGCCTTTCGTCAGCTGGAGTCCTTTGTCAAGGAGAAGAGGTTCCCAGCCTTATCAGCCCAAGCCTTGCGGGAACAGTTCATTCTAAGACAGATAGAAAACAAGGTCGATTTGTACGAAATTGCAAAAAAATTAGGATTAAAAACAGTCCTGACCTTAGAAAAATATAGATAA
- a CDS encoding segregation/condensation protein A, whose amino-acid sequence MDIKLKDFEGPLDLLLHLVSKYQMDIYDVPITEVIEQYLAYVSTLQAMRLEVTGEYMVMASQLMLIKSRKLLPKVAEVTDLEDDLEQDLLSQIEEYRKFKLLGEHLEAKHQDRAQYYSKAPTELIYEDAELVHDKTTIDLFLAFSNILAKKKEEFAQNHTTILRDEYKIEDMMVIVKESLTGRDQLRLQDLFKEAQNVQEVITLFLATLELIKTQELILVQEESFGDIYLMEKKEENQEAQS is encoded by the coding sequence ATGGATATTAAATTAAAAGATTTTGAAGGGCCTCTGGACCTGCTTTTGCACCTGGTTTCCAAGTACCAGATGGATATCTACGATGTGCCCATTACGGAAGTCATCGAGCAGTATCTAGCCTATGTCTCAACCCTGCAGGCCATGCGTCTGGAAGTGACGGGCGAGTATATGGTCATGGCCAGTCAGCTCATGCTGATCAAGAGCCGCAAGCTCTTGCCAAAGGTAGCAGAAGTGACAGACTTGGAGGATGACCTGGAGCAGGATCTTCTCTCCCAAATCGAAGAATACCGTAAGTTCAAGCTCTTGGGTGAGCACTTGGAAGCTAAGCACCAAGATCGGGCCCAGTATTATTCCAAAGCACCGACAGAGTTGATTTACGAGGATGCGGAGCTTGTACATGACAAGACGACCATTGACCTCTTTTTGGCTTTTTCAAATATCCTAGCCAAGAAAAAAGAGGAATTTGCTCAGAATCATACAACTATCTTGCGAGATGAGTATAAGATTGAGGACATGATGGTCATCGTAAAAGAGTCCTTGACTGGACGAGACCAGTTGCGCTTGCAGGATTTGTTCAAGGAAGCCCAGAATGTCCAAGAGGTTATTACCCTCTTTTTGGCGACCTTAGAGTTAATCAAAACCCAGGAACTGATCCTCGTGCAAGAGGAGAGTTTCGGAGATATCTATCTCATGGAAAAGAAGGAAGAAAATCAAGAGGCACAAAGCTAG
- a CDS encoding nucleoside-triphosphate diphosphatase, producing the protein MTNKIYEYKDDQDWYVGVWDVYGGIYSLIKDSLELDFMDLARIFRDEENGFPITITVMRWSSNFRLLSFIVEILNAEAGRNLEVIQRQGALLLIENGQLLHVELPKEGVEVETFFETNKVRETLLIATRNEGKTKEFRAIFDKLGYDVENLNDYPDLPEVAETGMTFEENARLKAETISQLTGKMVLADDSGLKVDVLGGLPGVWSARFAGVGANDRENNAKLLHELAMVFELKDRSAQFHTTLVVASPNKESLVVEADWPGYINFEPKGENGFGYDPLFLVGETGKSSAELTLEEKNSQSHRALAVKKLLEVFPSWQSKPSL; encoded by the coding sequence ATGACAAATAAAATTTATGAATACAAGGATGACCAGGACTGGTATGTCGGTGTCTGGGATGTCTATGGAGGCATCTATAGCCTTATCAAAGATTCTCTCGAGCTTGATTTTATGGATTTAGCGCGGATTTTTCGTGACGAGGAAAATGGCTTTCCGATTACGATAACGGTGATGCGCTGGTCTTCTAACTTCCGTCTGCTCTCCTTTATCGTTGAGATTTTAAATGCTGAAGCAGGCCGCAATCTAGAAGTCATCCAACGTCAGGGTGCCCTGCTCTTGATTGAAAATGGACAGCTTTTGCATGTCGAATTGCCTAAAGAAGGAGTTGAAGTGGAAACCTTCTTTGAAACTAACAAGGTCAGAGAAACCTTATTGATTGCAACTCGCAACGAAGGCAAGACCAAGGAATTCCGAGCTATCTTTGACAAGTTAGGCTACGATGTGGAAAATCTCAATGACTATCCAGATTTGCCTGAAGTAGCTGAAACAGGTATGACCTTTGAAGAAAATGCCCGCCTCAAGGCAGAAACCATTTCCCAATTAACAGGCAAGATGGTGCTAGCAGATGACTCAGGTCTCAAAGTCGATGTCCTCGGCGGTTTGCCAGGAGTCTGGTCAGCCCGTTTTGCAGGAGTGGGAGCGAATGATCGTGAAAACAATGCCAAGCTCTTGCACGAATTGGCCATGGTCTTTGAACTCAAGGACCGCTCGGCTCAATTCCACACAACCCTAGTTGTAGCCAGTCCAAATAAGGAAAGCTTGGTTGTCGAAGCTGACTGGCCAGGTTATATCAACTTTGAGCCCAAGGGCGAAAATGGCTTTGGTTATGATCCGCTCTTCCTTGTGGGAGAGACAGGCAAGTCCTCAGCTGAATTAACCCTTGAAGAAAAAAATAGCCAATCCCACCGTGCCTTAGCCGTTAAGAAACTTTTGGAGGTATTTCCATCATGGCAAAGCAAACCATCATTGTAA